The following DNA comes from Oligoflexia bacterium.
TAAATGGCTTCTAAAACTGTGGTCTTGCCACAGCCATTGTCTCCAACAATAACATTAAGGTGCGCATGCGGCTCAATCTGACATAAGTCATAGGGGCGAGCATTTTCCAACTTCACTTTATCAATACGAATCATGCAGCAAGAAACCTATACATTTCTTGGTTTGAAGTAAAGCTTCTCTCATTATCCATACACTTGTCATTCAACATAAAAAAGGCGCCGTATAGGCGCCTTTTTTTAAGTTCTTTGGTTGTTCCAAAAAAATTTTATTCGTCACCTTCTTCTTCTGCATCAGCAGGTACGATTTCTTTTTGTACATCCAAGTTTTTCTCTACGGTTACTGTATCTTTAACCACAAACTCAACACGTCTGTTCAAACGTCTGTCTTCAGCAGTTTTTTCTGGGAATACTTTTGGATTTTCTTCACCATGACCTACTGCTTTAAGTTTAGAAGCGTCAATGCCTTGACCAGCAAGGTAAGCCGCTACAGCTTCAGCACGTTTTTGACTTAAAGATTTGTTAAACGCAGCACCACCTGTTGTATCTGAGTGTCCATGTACAGTGATGGTAGAAATTTGATCCATGAATGGACTCAGTTTTTCTGCTGCACTGTCTAAGATTGCATGACTTTCAGGTTTGATTTGAGCACTGCCGGTTGCAAAGTTGATCTCACGAACAACACTCAACTCTTTTTTAACCACTTCAAGTTTCTCTTTGATAACTTCTTTAATCACTTGCGGTTCAGGTGTTGGTTCAGGTGTTGGTTCTGGAGCTGGAGCTGGCTCTGGAGCTGCAACAGGAGCTGCACCACCTAAAGCAAGCTTTAATCCACCATAATAACTAAAGTCTGAAGTTTCAGACTCTCCCCAGCCGTCCCATGAGGCACCACCAAACAAAACAGCTTTGCCTAATTTTGCTCTTAAACCACCACGAACATTAATTGGGTTTTGATCATCTTCATAGTCAACCACATTAACTGACCCAAGACCCTCTAAGTTAAGACCGAGAACATCTAAAGCACCTTTGCCTTGCACCAAATCTATGCTCGCTGCAGCACCCCACTCAATACGGTTGTCGCGATCAATATTTTGGAAGTTAGCATCTTTAGAGTAAGTATAACCTGCATTTGCATACAAGCCTACACGATCAGCAACTCTAGTATCAACTAAGATTTTACCTCCAAAAGCATAGCTATCATCAGATACAAAGTAATCTGCATCACCTGTCGGCAAAATACCGTATGGCATTAAAGCAACTGCAACTTTAGAATCATCACCACTTAATCTTAATTTTGCATGCACTCCAACATCGCCTACAGTCCAGTTTTCTTGGTCTGTAACGCCTGTTGCTGCTGCGCCTGTTGGGTTTAAATCAACATAATGCACAGGCACGTCTACACCCAACAAAACTCTTGGATGAACCAAAATACCAAAACCAGCATTGATGGTTTGGATATCATCAACCAATTGATCAATTTGGTTACCCCCTGCTGCAATAGCTAACGGGTCATTTTGATAATCATAGGCAACACGAAAAACAACACGTGAACCATGCTTAGCAAGTTCACTGTTTGGATTCAATGCACCATGAACACTCACTGTTTCCAGTGTATTTGAAAAGTTAAATAAATGCGTATCTACTTGGTCAGCAAAGCTCGCGCCGGCTAACAAGAAGGACGCAATTAATAGTTTCAATTTTGACATTGTTTTTATACTCCTTCTTTTTATTAAACATTTAGCTTGATTCATTAGGGCGAAATTGCGCTGTTAAAACAAGCCTTGCATAACGTTTGCAAAGTCTCTTAAAAAAACCTTGTAAAAGCAAGCTTTTTTACTATTTTTTAGTTTTTCTTATTGAAATCATAGGTTTTTTTTATACCATTACTCTTTTTTATAAAAACAAATAGGATGCTTGACCATTTTCAAAAAAAAATGCAGGTTTGCGCCTATGAGTAAAACATTATTGTTAGGTAGTGGCGGTACCAATAAAATTCCTGAGCGGGTGAATGCTTGGAAAGAGGCCGTTAAACAGCATAGCACCCAAGTAAAGCAGATCATTTTTATTCCTTATGCTGTAGCAGATTATGACCAATATGAAAAAAACGTTCAGGAGCAATATTTCAGTGGTTTGGATGTTGAGTTTTTAGGGATTCATCGTTTTGACTCGCCACTCAAGGCCATTGAACAAGCACAGGCCCTATATGTTGGAGGTGGGAATACATTTAGACTGTTGTATCGCATGCAAGAGCATGGCTTGTTGGACGTGATTCGTGAAAAAGTTTTATCCGGCATGCCGTATATAGGGATCAGTGCGGGAACCAATGTGGCTTGCCCCACCATTGCTAATACCAATGACATGCCCATCATGTGCCCACCCAAGGGTTTTAACGCTTTAAATCTTATTCCATTTCAAATCAATGCTCATTATACAGAGGGCAAACTCTATTATGGTCCTGATCAAGAACACTTACAACCCTATGGTGGGGAGAGCCGTGATGACCGCTTGCGTGAATACCATGAAGAAAATGACACCCCCGTTTTGGCCATGGCTGAAGGGGCCTATTTAAAAGTAAATGGTCATGCTTACACCTTGGGACCGGTTGGCTACGCTAAGCTGTTAAAACCTAAACAAGATGCTATTATCTTTAAAAGCAATGCCCCAGTAAAAATAGATTAAGTTGCATCAAAAGGTACGGCCTACCTTTTGATATTATTGGATGATTTTTAGATCACCACTGGCACTGCGCATGTAGATGCTCCATGCTGCGTCGTCTTTTTGAGCAATATCGCTTTTGACTCTGCCACTGGCCGCTTTATGATCCACTTTCACAGCACTCAGGCTTTTTGGAAAGTGGATTTTTGCATCGCCACTGCCGGACTTGATTGAGATTTCACCTTTGTCTTGTAACTTTTGGTTGTAAGAAAGCTCAATACTGCCACTTCCTGTAATAATGTCTGTGTCTCCCTTTAAACCTTTGGCTGCTATGCTGCCACTACCACTGCGCAACACCAAAGAGGCCGGAACTGCATGCTCTGCATAATCAAGATCAACATCTCCGCTACCGGTTAAAATATCAACCTCACCGGCAAGGCCATGGATATTAATATCACCACTACCAGATTTAACTGTAATTTCATCAATCCAAGCGGCCTTATAACTTAAATCACCGCTACCGATATTGATTTTGGATTCTCCTTCAACCCCAATAATATTTAAATTACCTGATCCAATGTTGATCTCCATATCCGTTTTTTTGGGTAAACTGATCTCAAAATTAACTTTGCAATCTTCCCCCCAAGGCTTTTTATTTTTTTTAACTTCAATCCAGATGCTTTCTGGTTTTTTATCCACGGCAAGACTGCAATGCTCGGAGAATTTAATCTTTTCATAATCTACTTTAAGTTGATTGCTTTTGCTGGCGGTAATCACAACATCCCCAGATAAATTTTTTAAGTGCAATTCTTTTAAGCCCTTTGCAGAAAAGTTTTCTGTTTGAAAGGCAAAAACTAAACTTGTAAATAATGTAACAACGATACATTGGAATAAATACAATCTTATCATCATGGACTTAGCATAGTCTTTCTATCTTACTTTGACAAATTCTATCTAATAGAAAATACATCGACATTTCTGTTAACACTCCCTTAATCAATAAACCAAAAATCTCGGGCATATACTCTATATAAAGTTTGATTGGGCAGCTTGGTTTGGATGCTTTGATAGTCGTTTTCATCCCCAACATACAAAAACACACTTTCTCTTTTTTGCTGCATTTTTTTATTGTTACTTGTTGGCCAAATGCTTGCCCAAGTTTGATCCCATGCTTGTTGAACTTTTTTAAGGGTTGATTTTTTTTTGCGCAACTTTAACATTTTTTTTGCATGCTTGATGAACACTTTTGGCTGCTGTTGATAAAAAATATCCAGAGCCTGGTTCCAACCACGTGAACTTAAAGATTGGTCTCTGCGCGATAAATCATTAAAATAATCAACGTAAAGTAAATCCAAATCTTTTTGATCAAAGTTTTTTTCTTCTTGGGCCGCTTGTTCAACAAAAGCCAGTAAGGCTTCCATATCACCAACCCTATACGCAGCATAAGATACTTTCTCATTTTCTTTCTCAGCAGATATACCGTTGCTATAGGCTAGACCTGCTTGCCAGGTTTGGTAAAAAAAACTCTTGGGGCCAGAACCAGAAAACATCAAGCTAGACATATAATCAATCATATCCCTATTTTTTGTATCTTTGAGTCCAGGACCTTTGCTTTTAAATTTTACATTGGCTTTGCTTTTGTTGGCAGTCTCAAAAAATAAATGTTTAGGGTAGGCTTTATCCATTTGCGGGTATCGGCTTTGCAGACGACTTAAAAAATAGGGCAGGGCTGGTTTGTTTGCCTTTAACAGTTTGCTTTTGGCTTTTTTGGGCAAAAACTTGGGCAACAGTTTATTGAGCTGGACTTGCATTAGGTGAATATTGTTTTGATTGCCTACCATAACAATTTTGAGCTTATGTTTGTTGAGCAAAAAGCTTATGCAGTTTTTAAATTGTTGTAAACTCTCCTCTATGGGTGTTTGCAGAGCGGTCAAAATCATGTTCATGCTTGCCTGATAATCTTCCGCCATCGTCTCTTGCGGAACATTGGCTAAAATTAACTTAAGATCTTTGGCAATGGCAGCAATTGTTTTATCAACATGTTCTTGATTAAGCTGTTCTATCAATTTACTTTTATTACTTGTCTGCTGGGTTAACTGGGCAAAATAGTTTTTAATGCTTTGATACTCTTTGTTGGTAACGGGATCGGTCAATAACCATTTTAAACGATAGTCATCATATCGACTGCTGTAATAACTGTTTAAATTTAACTTGAGTTCCTGGCCTTCTATACCATTCTCGATATCTTTGAATAAATCTGGGACCCAATGATCTCCAGGATCTTGGGTAAGCTGCTCTGAACTCTCTAAACCTCGACTCACCAAGTAACGTAACTCTTTTAAGTTCTCTAGACTAAAATCAGCATACAAAAGATTGTCTTGCCAAGCTTGTAAAGCTTCGTCCAAATACTTGATATTTTGCACTGTCAAACCTAAGTTAAAATAATTTTGTTTTTTGATATTCTCATAACCGTAAGCAAAAGATTTTCCTTTTTTGTACCATTCATCGGCTAGGTCTTGGTAACTGTAACGCTGACCGTCTTTATGGATACCTATGCGTTTAAGCAAATAGGGCAAGGCGTTGGCATAGAGCTGATACGCTTGCGGTAAATCATCCATATTAATTAAGATGTTCAAATCCAAACTGTTTTTATGCTCAAAATAGGTTTCAATGTATTCAACACCCTGTTTTTTATAGTGCTTGTATTTAAGCTCTGGATCTGGGCTGAGAATAAACTGTTTTGGAAAATCGGGATAGCGTTCATAGTGAAACTGTTTTTGTTTACTTTCTTCTTGTTTAGCAAAAGCCTGCAAAGCGTGTTGCTCATTGTCCTGGACATACATTTGTTTTAAGTGAGCAAGCTGCTTCTGAACTCTTTGTTTTTTTGCTTGTTTGATTTTTTGACTGAGCTTTTGACTTGGGACACCTACAAAAATATACGGTGTCTGTAAAAAACCGGCTTTGACAATACTTTCATCCCAGGCGCTTTTCTCACTGGAAAATGTTTGATTCAATTTTTTAAAAATATCCATAAAAAAAAGATCTTGTTCAAATGCTTTGTTCTGGCTTAGCTGGGCCAAAACTCTTTTCCAACTTTCTAAGCTGTCATCATCTGGAACATATTCAAATATAACTTCATAGTTCAACATCTTACCCGCAATAAAACTCTTGGCTTTGTTATAAGCCTTACTTCTTAATTCTGGCTTTTGTTCAAGCTGCATAAAGTGTTCAATGCCTTCTTGCAATTTGTCTTGAATGTTTTGAATATTGCTTTGCCTGTTGTTTTTTTGGCTTAAGCTGGCAAAACAAGCCGGGTAAAGTTGTTGCACATTGATTCTGGTCGTATAACAGGACAAGGTTTCAACCGGTAGTTTTTTAGTTTTAACCCAAGTCTCTTTTAAATAATCATTAAGATTATCAAAAAATAAATCAAGGCTAATGTCTTCTTCATAGCTGATATTATTCACCACGTCCCAAGCAAACCTTACATTGACCAAATTATCCTCTTGATGACTGGCGTTATAAACTGTCTGTATTTTTCCTTTTAAAGCCGTTTGGGCTTTCACCGGATAGATCTCTGATAAAGGCTTTTGCTGTTTTGCTTGTGGCAACCTTTGCAAGATACCATCTAGGGTGTGTAAGTATTGTTTAACATCTGCATTAACGGGTAAAAAACTGAGCATGCTGATGCCTGGTCCAATCTTATACTGATCTTGGTAAAACTGAGCAATGGCTTGTGGCTTTAAGGTTCTGATTGCAGAAGGATCGCCGCCTGAAATTTTAGAGTAGGGATGTTGCTCACCTAAAATGGTTTTGAGCATGCTGTAATAATCATTATAGCTCTGTTCATAACTTTCCATTTCTT
Coding sequences within:
- a CDS encoding OmpA family protein; its protein translation is MSKLKLLIASFLLAGASFADQVDTHLFNFSNTLETVSVHGALNPNSELAKHGSRVVFRVAYDYQNDPLAIAAGGNQIDQLVDDIQTINAGFGILVHPRVLLGVDVPVHYVDLNPTGAAATGVTDQENWTVGDVGVHAKLRLSGDDSKVAVALMPYGILPTGDADYFVSDDSYAFGGKILVDTRVADRVGLYANAGYTYSKDANFQNIDRDNRIEWGAAASIDLVQGKGALDVLGLNLEGLGSVNVVDYEDDQNPINVRGGLRAKLGKAVLFGGASWDGWGESETSDFSYYGGLKLALGGAAPVAAPEPAPAPEPTPEPTPEPQVIKEVIKEKLEVVKKELSVVREINFATGSAQIKPESHAILDSAAEKLSPFMDQISTITVHGHSDTTGGAAFNKSLSQKRAEAVAAYLAGQGIDASKLKAVGHGEENPKVFPEKTAEDRRLNRRVEFVVKDTVTVEKNLDVQKEIVPADAEEEGDE
- the pepE gene encoding dipeptidase PepE; its protein translation is MSKTLLLGSGGTNKIPERVNAWKEAVKQHSTQVKQIIFIPYAVADYDQYEKNVQEQYFSGLDVEFLGIHRFDSPLKAIEQAQALYVGGGNTFRLLYRMQEHGLLDVIREKVLSGMPYIGISAGTNVACPTIANTNDMPIMCPPKGFNALNLIPFQINAHYTEGKLYYGPDQEHLQPYGGESRDDRLREYHEENDTPVLAMAEGAYLKVNGHAYTLGPVGYAKLLKPKQDAIIFKSNAPVKID
- a CDS encoding DUF4097 family beta strand repeat-containing protein — encoded protein: MMIRLYLFQCIVVTLFTSLVFAFQTENFSAKGLKELHLKNLSGDVVITASKSNQLKVDYEKIKFSEHCSLAVDKKPESIWIEVKKNKKPWGEDCKVNFEISLPKKTDMEINIGSGNLNIIGVEGESKINIGSGDLSYKAAWIDEITVKSGSGDINIHGLAGEVDILTGSGDVDLDYAEHAVPASLVLRSGSGSIAAKGLKGDTDIITGSGSIELSYNQKLQDKGEISIKSGSGDAKIHFPKSLSAVKVDHKAASGRVKSDIAQKDDAAWSIYMRSASGDLKIIQ